One window of Candidatus Nitrospira kreftii genomic DNA carries:
- a CDS encoding Adenylosuccinate lyase: protein MIDRYTRPRMKAIWDLKHKYEIWLEVELYACEAFERAKQAPRGTAAKIRKKAKINIERIAEIETVTKHDVIAFLESLMDTVGPEHRYLHMGLTSSDIVDTSLAVQMTEAMDLILDGVDGLLVVLRRQALRYKNQVMVGRSHGIHGEPISFGLKLALWYEEMRRHQERLHQVRNDIAVGKLSGAMGTFAHQGPEIEEYVCAKLGLNADPVSNQVVQRDRHASYATALALLAASIEKIATEIRHLQRTEVLEAEEYFSQGQKGSSAMPHKRNPIISENLCGLARVVRANSLAAMENVALWHERDISHSSVERVIMPDSTILIDYMLAKVTDLIEHLVIYPDRMRRNLELTGGLVYSQRLLLALVEKGAQRKESYEAVQRNAMASWRGGGGLQDLVSKDPFISRHLTKPEILTCFNPKYYLRHLDQIYRRVFKRKRPSIIGARKRNAQ from the coding sequence GTGATTGATCGCTACACACGTCCCCGGATGAAGGCTATCTGGGACCTCAAGCATAAGTATGAAATCTGGCTGGAAGTTGAGCTGTATGCGTGTGAGGCCTTTGAGCGAGCCAAGCAGGCTCCCCGCGGCACGGCGGCGAAAATCAGGAAGAAAGCCAAGATTAATATTGAACGCATCGCTGAAATCGAAACAGTGACGAAGCATGACGTGATTGCGTTTCTTGAATCACTCATGGACACGGTGGGGCCGGAACATCGATATCTTCATATGGGACTCACATCCTCCGACATCGTTGATACCTCCCTTGCTGTGCAGATGACTGAGGCGATGGATCTGATCTTAGATGGGGTTGATGGCCTGCTCGTCGTGTTGAGACGGCAGGCCCTTCGATATAAGAACCAAGTGATGGTGGGGCGGTCGCACGGCATTCACGGTGAGCCGATCTCGTTCGGTCTGAAGCTGGCGCTGTGGTATGAAGAGATGCGTCGTCATCAGGAACGGCTGCATCAGGTACGGAATGATATCGCCGTCGGGAAACTCTCAGGCGCGATGGGGACCTTCGCGCATCAGGGACCCGAGATCGAAGAGTATGTCTGTGCAAAGCTCGGTCTGAATGCAGATCCGGTCTCGAATCAGGTTGTCCAGCGGGATCGCCATGCGTCCTATGCGACGGCGCTCGCCTTGCTCGCGGCCAGCATTGAGAAAATTGCGACGGAGATTCGCCACCTCCAGCGGACGGAAGTGCTCGAGGCCGAAGAGTATTTCTCCCAAGGCCAAAAGGGTTCGTCGGCGATGCCGCATAAACGAAATCCGATTATCTCCGAAAACCTCTGCGGCTTGGCACGGGTGGTGCGCGCCAACAGTCTCGCGGCGATGGAAAACGTCGCGCTCTGGCATGAACGCGATATCAGCCATTCGTCCGTTGAGCGGGTGATCATGCCCGACAGCACGATTTTGATCGACTACATGCTTGCCAAAGTCACGGATCTCATCGAACACCTAGTCATCTATCCTGATCGAATGAGGCGAAACTTAGAATTGACCGGGGGACTCGTCTATTCTCAGCGATTGCTCTTGGCATTGGTCGAGAAGGGGGCACAGCGAAAGGAATCCTACGAAGCGGTTCAACGTAACGCGATGGCTTCCTGGAGGGGAGGAGGCGGATTGCAGGACCTCGTGAGCAAAGATCCCTTCATTTCACGCCATCTCACCAAGCCGGAGATCTTAACCTGTTTCAATCCAAAGTACTACCTCCGCCATCTGGACCAGATCTACCGGCGGGTGTTTAAACGAAAAAGACCATCGATCATCGGTGCAAGGAAGAGGAACGCGCAATGA
- a CDS encoding Chlorite dismutase produces the protein MMTRLHAIALLLLWGLVGSWISSVHAGVDREKLLAEPGIYGTFAVFGLDAEWGRLEPSARIAWLATLKGVVEQHREHVAIDVYLLRGLSNQADVLFRIHAKELRKGQEFLLDLQSSRFGKYLKPVRVMHGLTKKPSYAPGFSDQMKADLKFPSEAGEKPYVIVIPIKKSAEWWGLEQEKRTAMMQEHTAVALPFLKTVKRKLYHSSGLDDIDFITYFETSSLEDFHSLVLSLEKVKEFQYTRQFGNPTLLGTVQSLDEIIETLAQ, from the coding sequence ATGATGACTCGACTGCATGCTATCGCGCTGTTACTTCTCTGGGGGCTGGTCGGTAGCTGGATATCTTCCGTCCATGCTGGGGTCGATCGTGAGAAGCTTCTTGCCGAGCCTGGAATCTACGGGACGTTTGCTGTCTTTGGCCTCGACGCTGAATGGGGCAGATTAGAGCCGTCGGCTCGTATCGCTTGGCTGGCCACACTGAAGGGTGTGGTGGAGCAGCATCGAGAGCACGTGGCGATCGACGTGTACTTGCTTCGAGGGCTTTCCAATCAGGCCGATGTGTTGTTCAGGATTCATGCGAAGGAATTACGCAAAGGGCAGGAGTTTCTCCTCGATCTGCAGAGTAGCCGCTTCGGGAAATACCTGAAACCTGTCCGAGTCATGCACGGGCTTACGAAGAAACCAAGTTATGCTCCGGGGTTCTCGGACCAAATGAAGGCGGATTTGAAGTTTCCGAGCGAGGCAGGTGAGAAGCCTTATGTCATCGTCATCCCGATCAAGAAGTCGGCCGAATGGTGGGGGCTGGAGCAGGAGAAGCGGACGGCCATGATGCAGGAGCATACCGCGGTGGCGCTGCCTTTTCTCAAAACCGTCAAGCGAAAGCTGTATCACTCCAGTGGGTTGGATGACATCGACTTTATCACCTACTTCGAAACCTCCAGCCTAGAGGATTTTCACAGCCTGGTGTTGTCGCTCGAAAAGGTGAAAGAATTTCAGTATACACGTCAATTCGGAAACCCGACGTTGCTTGGGACGGTGCAATCATTGGACGAGATCATCGAAACACTGGCGCAGTGA
- a CDS encoding Phosphoribosylaminoimidazole-succinocarboxamide synthase codes for MAIGTLLYEGKAKKIFSTENADHVVQYFKDDATAFNAQKRGTIVEKGVINNKVSERIFRLLEQHGIPTHFVERLSEREMLTKKVRIVPVEVVMRNVIAGSLAKRLGLKEGNRIDPAIVEFYFKNDALGDPLVNDDHLRLMNVATPGVLRELREMGHAVNKVLEPFFAERRMQLVDFKLEFGVFHSKLILADEISPDTCRFWDMSTGESMDKDRFRKDMGKIEEAYQEVLARVCG; via the coding sequence ATGGCGATAGGTACGCTTCTATATGAGGGAAAGGCGAAGAAGATCTTTTCAACAGAAAATGCTGACCATGTCGTGCAATATTTCAAGGACGATGCCACAGCTTTCAACGCGCAGAAACGCGGCACCATCGTCGAAAAAGGTGTGATCAACAACAAGGTGTCGGAACGGATTTTCCGGCTCTTGGAACAACACGGTATCCCTACGCATTTCGTCGAACGGTTGAGTGAACGAGAAATGCTCACAAAAAAGGTTAGGATCGTGCCGGTCGAAGTCGTGATGCGCAATGTGATTGCTGGAAGTTTAGCCAAACGACTGGGGCTAAAAGAAGGAAATCGAATTGACCCGGCAATTGTCGAGTTTTATTTCAAAAACGACGCGCTCGGCGATCCACTAGTCAATGATGATCACTTGCGGCTGATGAATGTCGCCACGCCTGGAGTCTTGCGCGAATTGCGCGAGATGGGGCATGCGGTCAACAAGGTTCTTGAGCCGTTTTTCGCTGAACGACGGATGCAACTCGTCGATTTCAAGCTCGAGTTTGGCGTCTTTCACAGCAAGCTGATTCTGGCGGATGAAATTTCTCCGGATACGTGCCGTTTCTGGGACATGAGCACCGGTGAGTCGATGGATAAGGATCGGTTTCGAAAGGATATGGGGAAAATCGAAGAAGCGTATCAGGAAGTGTTAGCGCGAGTTTGTGGATGA
- a CDS encoding hypothetical protein (conserved protein of unknown function), whose product MLRAYLNYGLIASVVVWAAIIGVMAYRLNESPWRWAFVGLVFAGGLTVAAILWIKKYVDRQTQAAERRSQE is encoded by the coding sequence ATGCTGCGGGCGTATCTGAATTATGGCCTGATCGCATCGGTGGTAGTCTGGGCGGCGATCATCGGGGTGATGGCGTATCGATTGAACGAATCTCCATGGCGTTGGGCCTTCGTTGGTCTGGTGTTTGCGGGAGGGCTGACCGTGGCGGCTATCTTGTGGATCAAGAAATATGTCGATCGTCAGACCCAAGCGGCTGAGCGGAGGAGTCAAGAGTGA
- a CDS encoding Phosphoribosylformylglycinamidine synthase subunit PurS has product MKAKIHVTLKQGILDPQGKAIEHALDSLGFKNASNVRVGKYMELDLQETDKAKAEVAVKSMCEKLLANTIIEEYRYELSV; this is encoded by the coding sequence GTGAAAGCTAAAATTCATGTGACCTTAAAACAGGGAATTCTCGACCCACAGGGCAAGGCGATCGAACATGCTCTTGACTCATTGGGGTTTAAGAACGCGAGCAATGTCCGTGTTGGCAAGTATATGGAGCTGGATCTCCAGGAGACAGATAAGGCGAAGGCAGAGGTTGCAGTCAAGTCGATGTGTGAGAAGCTTCTGGCGAATACGATCATTGAAGAATATCGGTACGAGCTGAGTGTATGA
- a CDS encoding Phosphoribosylformylglycinamidine synthase subunit PurQ, with product MNIGVVVFPGSNCDHDCQYVFRDVLGQDVSMVWHKESSLAGLNAVILPGGFSYGDYLRTGAIARFSPVMQAVKRFAADGGLVLGICNGFQILLEAGLLPGAMLRNTSLHFICRETYVKVENASTPFTNTCKPGQVLKIPIAHADGNYYTDPVTLAGLQANAQIIFRYCTVDGVVMPGACPNGSLDNIAGIRNAEGNVLGLMPHPERCAEAMMGNDDGRAIFLSMIASCERKQSAGVR from the coding sequence ATGAATATCGGCGTCGTTGTTTTTCCAGGGAGTAACTGCGATCACGATTGTCAGTATGTCTTTCGGGACGTGCTTGGACAAGATGTGAGCATGGTGTGGCATAAGGAGTCGTCACTGGCCGGTTTGAATGCGGTCATCCTGCCGGGAGGGTTTTCATATGGAGACTATCTCCGTACAGGCGCGATCGCACGGTTTTCTCCGGTCATGCAGGCGGTGAAGCGATTTGCCGCCGATGGAGGTTTGGTGTTGGGGATCTGTAATGGATTTCAGATCTTGTTGGAAGCGGGGTTGCTGCCCGGCGCCATGCTGCGAAATACGTCGTTGCACTTTATCTGCCGCGAGACCTACGTCAAAGTGGAGAACGCGTCGACGCCGTTTACAAATACGTGCAAGCCCGGTCAGGTACTCAAAATCCCGATCGCTCATGCAGATGGGAACTATTACACCGATCCAGTGACCTTAGCCGGGCTTCAAGCCAATGCGCAGATCATCTTTCGCTATTGTACGGTAGATGGGGTGGTCATGCCGGGGGCTTGTCCGAACGGCTCATTGGACAATATTGCGGGTATCCGCAATGCCGAAGGCAATGTCCTAGGTCTGATGCCCCACCCGGAGCGCTGCGCAGAAGCAATGATGGGGAACGACGATGGGCGAGCGATCTTCTTGTCGATGATCGCGTCTTGTGAGCGGAAACAATCTGCAGGAGTACGTTAA
- a CDS encoding hypothetical protein (conserved protein of unknown function), whose product MRGVGAVLAVIGLLTLGVGVNGFAATDDGSKLMIKSPAAGATVGSDVEVVYELTKGSQATHAHCFVDGEYQKGWKGTVKGMAPGSHEIKVVAADKDHQTLAAEASVKVEVQ is encoded by the coding sequence ATGAGAGGTGTAGGTGCAGTTTTGGCGGTCATTGGTTTGTTGACCTTGGGGGTCGGTGTCAACGGTTTTGCTGCGACAGATGATGGCAGCAAGCTGATGATAAAGAGTCCAGCCGCCGGCGCCACAGTGGGGAGCGACGTTGAAGTGGTGTATGAACTCACAAAAGGTAGCCAGGCGACGCATGCTCATTGTTTTGTAGACGGGGAATATCAGAAGGGATGGAAGGGAACGGTCAAGGGGATGGCGCCCGGCAGCCATGAGATAAAGGTTGTCGCGGCAGATAAAGACCATCAGACCTTGGCTGCTGAAGCCTCAGTCAAAGTTGAAGTGCAATAA
- a CDS encoding Phosphoribosylformylglycinamidine synthase subunit PurL produces MPPTTKDLIAQHNLTGEEYQKIIDVLGREPNLTELGMFSVMWSEHCSYKSSRVHLKKLPTTGPRVVQGPGENAGAIDIGDGLCVVFKMESHNHPSFIEPYQGAATGVGGILRDIFTMGARPIALLDSLRFGELHSVKNRHLMKGVISGIAGYGNCMGVPTVGGEIVFNDIYALNPLVNVFCLGVAQKDRIFRGTAAGVGNPVIYFGSKTGRDGIHGATMASDSFDDESEQKRPTVQVGDPFTEKLLLEACLELMERDLLVGIQDMGAAGLTSSSCEMASRAGNGIELDLTVVPRREPGMTSYEIMLSESQERMLMVAKAGMEDECLAICRKWDLDVAVVGKVTGDGILRIRDQGKVVAEIPAKSLADDGPRYERPYQPPSYQDMLTNLNYDAIPDVRDANAALLALLESPTIASKRWVYEQYDHMVRTNTMVRPGSDAAVVRIKGTNKAVAMTVDCNSRYCLLHPYEGARLAVAEAARNLVCSGAAPIGLTDCLNFGNPERSDIMWQFVMAVEGMKDACEHFQIPIVSGNVSFYNETNGLSIYPTPMLGMVGLIEDSERTMTQWFKAEGDDVFLLGSSREDLGGTEYLKVVHAREQGSPPYLSMEREKALHECVLSLIQDGLLQSAHDCSEGGLAVTLAECCMSGPEQTFGAVLRLTRGRLRKDAVLFGESQSRVVISATPVHRQAILDHATRYGVPVEVIGAISGTRLVMYVGDEQSTEKVIDQPVAMLYDRWALSLERTLNEA; encoded by the coding sequence ATGCCGCCTACTACTAAAGATCTCATCGCTCAGCACAACCTGACGGGTGAAGAATACCAGAAAATCATTGATGTACTCGGGCGTGAGCCCAACTTGACGGAACTCGGCATGTTCTCGGTGATGTGGTCTGAGCACTGTTCGTATAAGAGTTCCCGCGTGCATTTGAAGAAGCTGCCGACGACCGGGCCTCGAGTTGTGCAAGGACCGGGGGAGAACGCCGGTGCGATCGATATCGGCGATGGGCTGTGCGTCGTCTTCAAGATGGAATCACACAACCACCCGTCGTTTATCGAGCCTTATCAGGGTGCCGCCACAGGAGTCGGTGGTATTCTGCGCGATATTTTTACTATGGGGGCACGGCCGATTGCGTTGCTCGATTCGCTCCGGTTTGGGGAGTTGCACTCGGTGAAAAATCGCCACCTCATGAAGGGTGTCATCTCCGGCATTGCTGGTTATGGCAATTGCATGGGTGTGCCGACTGTGGGGGGGGAGATTGTTTTCAACGATATCTATGCGCTGAATCCATTAGTCAATGTGTTCTGTCTAGGTGTGGCCCAGAAGGACAGGATATTCCGTGGCACCGCGGCAGGTGTCGGCAATCCTGTCATTTATTTCGGCTCCAAGACTGGCCGTGATGGTATTCACGGAGCGACGATGGCGTCGGATTCGTTCGATGATGAATCTGAGCAGAAGCGTCCAACGGTGCAGGTCGGCGATCCCTTTACTGAGAAATTGCTGTTGGAAGCCTGCCTGGAATTGATGGAACGCGACCTGCTCGTCGGGATACAAGACATGGGGGCTGCGGGGCTGACGAGCTCTTCATGCGAAATGGCTTCACGCGCGGGCAACGGCATTGAATTGGACCTCACGGTGGTGCCTCGACGTGAACCGGGGATGACCTCCTACGAGATCATGCTGTCCGAATCTCAAGAGCGAATGCTGATGGTGGCGAAAGCCGGCATGGAAGACGAATGCCTGGCCATTTGTCGCAAGTGGGATTTGGATGTGGCCGTGGTGGGGAAAGTGACGGGGGATGGGATATTGCGCATCAGGGATCAAGGGAAGGTCGTCGCCGAAATTCCAGCCAAATCATTGGCGGACGACGGTCCGCGGTATGAGCGGCCCTACCAGCCGCCGTCTTATCAGGATATGTTGACGAACCTGAATTACGATGCCATCCCGGATGTGAGAGATGCAAATGCGGCGTTGCTGGCGTTGCTGGAATCGCCGACCATCGCCAGCAAGCGCTGGGTGTACGAACAGTATGATCATATGGTGCGGACAAACACGATGGTTCGTCCGGGGTCGGATGCGGCCGTGGTGCGGATCAAGGGCACGAATAAGGCCGTGGCCATGACGGTCGATTGCAATAGTCGCTACTGTCTCCTGCATCCCTACGAAGGAGCTCGACTTGCTGTGGCTGAGGCGGCGCGTAATCTGGTGTGTTCCGGAGCTGCCCCGATCGGTTTGACCGATTGTCTGAACTTCGGCAATCCGGAACGCTCCGATATCATGTGGCAGTTTGTCATGGCGGTTGAAGGGATGAAAGACGCCTGCGAGCATTTTCAGATCCCGATCGTCAGCGGAAACGTCAGCTTTTATAACGAAACCAATGGGCTCTCGATTTATCCCACACCAATGCTGGGGATGGTGGGACTGATCGAAGATTCAGAACGAACGATGACCCAGTGGTTCAAAGCAGAAGGAGACGATGTGTTCTTGCTCGGCTCTTCACGGGAGGATTTGGGAGGTACTGAGTATCTAAAGGTGGTGCACGCTCGAGAACAAGGATCACCGCCCTACTTGAGCATGGAGAGGGAAAAAGCGCTGCATGAATGCGTTCTTTCACTGATTCAAGACGGGCTTCTTCAGTCTGCTCACGACTGCTCGGAAGGCGGCCTTGCCGTTACATTGGCTGAATGCTGCATGTCTGGACCCGAACAGACCTTTGGCGCTGTGTTAAGATTAACGAGAGGCCGGCTCAGAAAAGACGCTGTTCTTTTCGGCGAAAGTCAGTCGAGGGTGGTGATTTCTGCAACGCCGGTTCATCGACAAGCGATTCTTGACCATGCAACTCGGTATGGGGTGCCGGTCGAAGTAATTGGGGCGATTTCAGGGACACGGTTGGTTATGTACGTCGGAGATGAACAGTCGACGGAAAAAGTGATCGATCAGCCGGTTGCGATGCTGTATGACCGGTGGGCATTATCTCTAGAACGAACGTTAAACGAAGCCTAG
- a CDS encoding Amidophosphoribosyltransferase codes for MNHELPIISPDKFHDECAVFGVFGHEEAANLAYLGLYALQHRGQEASGIVSGDGEQFSVQKGMGLVADIFHKSVLEKLPGHMAIGHNRYSTTGGNDLKNVQPLIVNFALGNLALAHNGNLINAQMLRHELEAYGAIFQSTSDSEVIIHLIAHSRAGSFLARIIDALSQVRGAFSVVLMTDNGLIAARDPYGLRPLCIGRLRSSWIVASETCAFDLLDAEYVREVEPGELIVVSDQGLDSHHPFPKKDPAMCVFEYVYFARPDSRIFGANAVYATRKALGRQLAQESWVPADVVIPVPDSGVPAALGYSEGAGIRFETGLIRNHYVGRTFIEPEQSIRHFGVKVKLNAVPEVLEGKRVVVIDDSLVRGTTSRKIVKMIRQAGAKEVHMRISSPPILSPCFYGIDTPTKKELIASEHSIEEIRKYITADSLAYLSLDGMLKSAPRTPDQYCTACFTERYPIPFTRAEELQLGLFESAR; via the coding sequence ATGAACCACGAACTGCCGATCATCTCGCCCGATAAGTTTCACGACGAATGTGCGGTCTTCGGGGTCTTTGGCCACGAGGAAGCCGCCAATCTGGCCTATCTGGGGTTGTACGCTCTACAGCATCGTGGACAAGAGGCCTCCGGAATTGTTTCAGGAGATGGGGAGCAATTCTCCGTGCAGAAAGGCATGGGTCTGGTTGCCGATATTTTTCATAAATCGGTACTGGAGAAACTGCCTGGTCATATGGCCATCGGGCACAATCGCTACTCCACTACCGGTGGCAACGATTTGAAGAACGTGCAGCCACTCATCGTGAACTTTGCGCTGGGCAACCTCGCATTGGCCCACAACGGTAACCTTATCAATGCTCAAATGCTTCGGCACGAACTTGAAGCCTATGGGGCGATTTTTCAATCGACATCGGACAGCGAAGTCATTATCCACCTTATCGCACACTCACGTGCTGGTTCTTTTCTTGCGCGGATCATCGATGCGCTGAGTCAGGTGCGAGGGGCCTTTTCGGTCGTGTTGATGACCGACAATGGACTCATCGCTGCGCGTGATCCCTACGGGCTCCGGCCGCTGTGTATCGGGCGGCTGCGCAGCAGTTGGATTGTGGCGTCGGAGACCTGTGCGTTTGATTTATTGGACGCGGAATATGTTCGCGAGGTTGAACCGGGCGAACTGATTGTGGTCAGCGATCAGGGGCTCGACAGCCACCATCCGTTTCCTAAAAAGGATCCGGCGATGTGTGTGTTCGAGTATGTGTACTTTGCCAGACCCGATAGCCGAATTTTTGGGGCCAATGCCGTGTATGCCACCCGCAAGGCATTGGGGCGACAGCTGGCGCAAGAATCATGGGTGCCCGCTGATGTAGTGATCCCGGTTCCGGATTCCGGCGTGCCTGCGGCGCTCGGCTATTCTGAAGGTGCAGGAATCAGGTTCGAAACCGGATTGATCCGTAATCACTATGTGGGGAGGACATTCATTGAACCGGAGCAATCGATTCGCCATTTCGGTGTCAAGGTGAAGTTGAACGCCGTGCCGGAAGTGTTGGAGGGGAAACGGGTCGTCGTCATCGATGATTCTCTCGTGCGTGGTACGACGAGCCGCAAGATCGTCAAGATGATTCGGCAGGCGGGGGCAAAAGAAGTCCACATGAGGATCAGCTCACCGCCGATTCTTTCGCCGTGTTTTTATGGGATCGATACCCCGACGAAAAAGGAGCTGATCGCATCCGAGCATTCGATCGAGGAAATTCGTAAATATATTACCGCTGATAGCCTGGCGTATCTCAGCCTTGATGGTATGCTGAAATCTGCCCCGAGAACTCCCGATCAATACTGCACAGCCTGTTTCACCGAGCGCTATCCTATCCCATTTACCCGTGCGGAAGAACTTCAACTCGGCCTTTTTGAATCAGCGCGCTGA
- a CDS encoding hypothetical protein (conserved protein of unknown function) encodes MSSEGNPNKQKPRGRLRVPVDYPVRVAGDEGSGHGTLMNLTVTGGEIESHVQFPVGARVSVHVQPPGARPSITIALAIVRWQQSDRFGLEFVRFEGNAKEQLEDMLNQRENSASE; translated from the coding sequence ATGTCTTCTGAAGGCAATCCAAATAAACAGAAGCCAAGGGGACGACTTCGAGTACCGGTCGACTACCCTGTGAGAGTGGCAGGAGACGAAGGCTCAGGACATGGAACCCTGATGAATTTGACGGTTACCGGAGGAGAGATCGAAAGCCACGTCCAATTTCCTGTTGGGGCGCGTGTATCTGTCCATGTGCAGCCTCCAGGTGCCAGGCCTTCCATCACTATTGCACTTGCCATCGTTCGTTGGCAGCAAAGCGATCGATTTGGACTCGAGTTTGTTCGATTTGAGGGTAACGCGAAAGAACAACTCGAGGATATGTTGAATCAGCGAGAGAACTCTGCGTCGGAGTAG
- a CDS encoding putative Thiol:disulfide interchange protein DsbE: protein MMPVVLALGWLLYSALSSPLVHAVGLFKIGENAPAFTLTAITGETISLDSYKSKVVVLGLFHICDPCMMQGSALQKVHESVRGKDVVVLGVNSSGNGKREVGEFLSGFPVKVTYPYLLDPAKITDKLYGGGKFIPNVYVIDQHGVIRWQRVGNMDVAEADVIVAQVEKLLASASRMQH, encoded by the coding sequence ATGATGCCGGTGGTGCTGGCGTTGGGATGGCTGCTTTATTCCGCTCTGAGTAGCCCACTTGTTCATGCCGTAGGATTGTTCAAAATAGGAGAGAATGCGCCCGCCTTCACCCTCACGGCCATCACTGGAGAAACGATCTCGCTTGACTCCTACAAAAGCAAAGTCGTCGTGCTAGGACTCTTTCATATCTGCGATCCTTGTATGATGCAGGGGAGCGCATTGCAAAAGGTTCACGAGTCTGTGCGAGGCAAGGACGTCGTAGTATTGGGAGTCAATTCATCAGGTAATGGGAAACGAGAAGTCGGTGAGTTCTTGTCTGGCTTTCCGGTCAAGGTCACCTACCCATATCTTCTGGATCCCGCGAAGATAACAGACAAGCTCTATGGTGGAGGCAAGTTTATTCCGAATGTGTACGTGATCGACCAGCACGGGGTTATCCGTTGGCAGCGGGTCGGGAACATGGACGTGGCTGAAGCCGACGTGATCGTTGCACAGGTTGAGAAATTGTTGGCGAGTGCATCACGGATGCAACACTAA
- a CDS encoding hypothetical protein (conserved protein of unknown function), translating to MDEMEEGKHKFLEVVQGIDGSVQVVIPVTPSNSMFLISLTKGANRKFITVPEDDMIDMPNEASIQAKVTKTIKDAIAAL from the coding sequence ATGGATGAGATGGAGGAGGGGAAACATAAATTTCTAGAAGTGGTGCAAGGCATTGACGGGTCCGTACAAGTTGTCATCCCGGTTACGCCTTCCAATAGCATGTTCCTGATCTCCTTGACGAAGGGGGCAAACCGAAAATTTATCACTGTGCCGGAAGACGATATGATCGATATGCCCAACGAGGCAAGCATTCAAGCGAAAGTCACGAAGACGATCAAAGACGCGATCGCAGCTCTGTAA
- a CDS encoding hypothetical protein (conserved protein of unknown function), translated as MKQILPGVWQWSWFSDEKQLDFNGLLLTIGEHKVLVDPPPMTSEASAIVRRHAPIDYILITNRDHLREASTYQHEFDCRLYVPEADAALIGTNVTKTYKDGELLPGGIWAVHLKDQKSPGESALFIDRGQGILIVGDALIGQPPGAVRLLPSEKYVDVEKARERLCRLLKYNFDSLLVGDGVSILAGAKRQVSHLLVGRS; from the coding sequence ATGAAACAAATCTTGCCCGGAGTCTGGCAGTGGTCGTGGTTTTCAGATGAGAAGCAACTCGATTTCAACGGCCTGTTGCTGACGATCGGGGAGCACAAGGTTCTGGTTGATCCGCCTCCGATGACCAGCGAGGCAAGTGCGATTGTTCGGCGTCATGCGCCGATCGATTACATTCTCATCACGAATCGTGATCATCTCCGCGAAGCTTCAACCTATCAGCATGAGTTTGATTGCCGATTGTATGTGCCGGAAGCTGATGCTGCTTTGATAGGGACGAACGTGACGAAGACGTACAAAGATGGTGAGCTTTTGCCCGGCGGGATTTGGGCTGTTCATCTCAAGGATCAGAAGTCTCCAGGTGAGTCTGCCTTATTCATCGATAGAGGGCAGGGGATTCTGATTGTGGGGGATGCACTCATCGGCCAGCCTCCAGGTGCCGTACGGTTGCTTCCCTCGGAAAAGTATGTCGACGTCGAAAAAGCTAGGGAGAGGCTCTGTCGCCTCCTTAAGTACAACTTCGACAGTCTTTTGGTCGGAGACGGTGTTTCCATCCTTGCTGGTGCGAAGCGGCAAGTGTCACATCTATTAGTGGGTAGGTCATGA